The Nerophis ophidion isolate RoL-2023_Sa linkage group LG05, RoL_Noph_v1.0, whole genome shotgun sequence genomic interval TGCCTTGACCGGGACTAGGTGTGCCATCACTGGGACTAGGTGTGCTATCACCAGGACTAGGTTTCCCATGACCGGGACTAGGTGTGCCATCACCGTGACTAGGTGTGCCATCACTGGGACTAGGTGTGCTATCACCAGGACTAGGTGTGCCATGACCGGGACTAGGTGTGCCATCACTAGGACTAGGTGTGCCATCACCGGGACTGGGTGTGCCATCACCGGGACTAGGTGTACTATCACCGGGACTAGGTGTACCATCACCGGGACTAGGTGTGCCATGACTGGGACTAGGTGTGCCATCACTGGGACTAGGTATGCTATGACTATGTGTGCCATCCCTGGAACTAGGTGTGCTATCGCTCGGTCTAGGTGTACTATCACTGGGGCTAGGTGTGCCATCCCCGGGACTAGGTGTGCCATCACCGGGACTAGGTGTGTCATCACCAGGACTAGGTGTGCTATCACCAGGACTAGGTTTGCTATGACCGGGACTAGGTTTGCCATCACTAGGACTAGGTGTACTATCACCGGGACTAGGTGTGCCATCACTGGGACTAGGTATGCTATGACTATGTGTGCCATCCCTGGAACTAGGTGTGCTATCGCTCGGTCTAGGCGTACTTTCACTGGGACTAGGTGTGCCATCACCGGGACTAGGTGTGCCATCACCGGGAGTAGGTGTGTCATCACCGGGACTAGGTTTGCCATGACCGGGACTGGGTGTGCCATCACCAGGACTGGGTGTGCCATCACCGGTACTGGGTGTGCCATCACCGGGACTAGGTGTGCCATATCCGGGACTAGGTTTGCCATGACTGGGACTAGGTGTGCCATCACTGGGACTAGGTATGCTATGACTATGTGTGCCATCCCTGGAACTAGGTGTGCTATCACTGGGCCTAGGTGTGTCATCACCAGGACTAGGTGTGCTATCACCGTAGGTTTGCCATGACCGGGAATGGTGTGCCATCACCGGGACTAGGTGTGCCATCACCGGGACTAGGTGTGCCATCACTGGGACTAGTTGTGCCATCACCGGGACTTGGTGTGCCATCACTGGGACTTGGTTTCCCATTACTGACTAAGTGTGCCATCACCAGGACTAGGAGTGCTATCACTAGGACTAGGAGTGCCATCACTAGGACTAGGTGTGCCATCACTAGGACTAGGTTTGCCATGGCTGGGACTAGGTTTGCCATGGCTGGGACTAGGTTTGCCATGACTGGGACTAGGTGTGCAATCAATGGGACTTGGTGTACCATCAGTGGGACTAGGTGTGCAATCACTGGGACTAGGTGTACTATCACTGGGACTAGGTGTGCCATGACTGGGACTAGGTGTACTATCACCGGGACTAGGTGTGCCATGACTGGGACTAGGTGTGCCATCACCGGGAATAGGTCTGCCATCACCGGGACTAGGTGTACTATTATCGTGACTAGGGGTGCCATCACTAGGACAAGGTGTGCCATCACCGGGACTAGGTGTGCTATCACCGGGACTAGGTTTGCCATGACCGGGACTATGTGTGCCATCACCGGGACTAGGTGTGCCATCACTGGGTCTAGGAATGCTATGACTAGGTGTGCCATCACCAGGAGAAGGTGTGCCATCACCGGGACTAGGTGTGCCATCACTGGGTCTAGGAATGCTATGACTAGGTGTGCCATCACCAGGAGAAGGTGTGCCATCACCGGGACTAAGTGTACTATCACCGTGACAAGGGGTGCCATCACTAGGACTAGGTGTGCTATCACCGGGACTAGGTTTGCCATGACCGGGACAATGTGTGCCATCACTGGGTCTAGGTAGGCTATGACTAGGTGTGCCATCACCAGGAGAAGGTGTGCCATCACTGGGACTAGGTGTACTACATTGATCCAGCAAGAGGCCAACATTCTTGCCATGAAGTGGACGCCCCCTTTCCCCGGCGTTAACACATCTCAGCAAACAAACACATCTCAGCAAACAAACACATCTCAGCAAACAAACACTCTCAGCAAACAAACACATCTTAGCAAAAAAACACATCTCAGCAAACAAACACATCTCAGCAAACAAACACATCTTAGCAAAAAAACACATCTCAGCAAACAAACACATCTCAGCAAACAAACACTTCTCAGCAAACAAACACATCTCAGCAAACAAACACATCTCAGCAAACAAACACTCTCAGCAAACAAACACATCTCAGCAAACAAACACTTCTCAGCAAACAAACACATCTCAGCAAACAAACACTCTCAGCAAACAAACACTCTCAGCAAAAAAACACTCTCAGCAAACGAACACATCTCAGCAAACAAACACAAATGTCCTTGCTTGGATGTGTCCgctcttttttaaaaatgttcatcTAACACGCGTTCACGGAGCGTGTGGGATTTAACGAGGTCGTCCTCGCGCTAACTATCCCCAGCGGGCCCTTTGAGTGTTTGGAgggagacccccccccccccccccccccccccccacgcgcCCACAGACACCACGCTGGCTTCTCTTTGAACGACTCTTTATTTCTGTATTCATTCCTGtagaaaaaagaaaaggacaACAGAGTGGAGAAAGTGTTGTTTATACAGAAACATCCTTCTTTTCATCACATCAGagggtaacttttttttttttgtttgtttttttgaaagaATGAGGGTTTTAAAGGAGGGAAAGTGCTATGGAACATAACGCCCCCCCAAACAAGTGCAGACGtttagaaaacaacaacaacaacacaggagCTCTGCCAACATCGCCTTGTCCTTTTCTTTAGTGCTGGGGGCTTTTGGGAAGCAGCTGCTGCCCCCCCCCatatagccccccccccccctgctgcCCCCTGCACAGTGCACAGTGTGGCGGTCAGACTGTCCTGGTCTACACGTGTCAACACTGAGTCCTCTTCGCTGCCCTCAAAACTGGATGTCAGACCCTGAGTCATGGCCAGCTTTATTTATCTCACCCAGGAAACatcatttcatttaaaaaatatatttttttatgttaagcATTCTTTTGTATGTCCAGGAAAAAATCAGTTTTTTATATCCTGCCGCCAGGGCCACGctggaaagaaaaagaaaaaaaaaaaataattgaaaatgggAGATGTAGGATCTCATTTTGGGGGTTTTGGAAAATTATTGGAATAAAAGTATATGACCAGGAAAAAActcagtttttttaaaaatgatttttccagaaaatatgttgtttttagaAGAGGGGtcttcaaaaaaaacaaaaaaacattaataaataaaaaaaaaaaaaaaaaaagaagaggggtctttaaaaaatatataaataaataaataaaagaggggtctttaaaaaaaaagaaatgttatatatatatatatatatatatatatatatatatatatgtataaaaataaaaaaagaagtgtctttaaaaattaaaaatggatagctaaatacattttaaaaaaagaagaggggtcttaaaaaatatataattaaaaaagagGGGTCTTCAAAAAATAAGGGGGTctccaaaaaaattaaatacaaaataaataaaatattaaaaaaaagagggtcttaaaaaaaaataaaaaataaatatactacataaataaataaataaataaaaaaggggtcttaaaaaaataaaaacaattataaaaaggggttttcaaaaactaaaaaataaatacatttaaaaaaagaggggtcttaaaaaacatatatatatatatatataaaaaaaaggggtcttcaaaaaaaaaaaagtaaaaaaataataataaaaaaagagggctcttcaaaataataaaaaataaataaatacataaaaaaagagggttcttcaaaaaaataaataaataaataaaaaataaataaatatatataccgtatttccttgaattgccgccggggcgctaattaatttaaaacctcttctcactcctgcgcttaccaaaggcatgtggtaaaagtaagcatccgctaattattttaaaacctcttctcaccccggcacttaccaaaagcatgcagtaaacatttgagagtgatgtaagcttggaccttaaatccaacggaata includes:
- the LOC133552461 gene encoding mucin-1-like codes for the protein MTQGLTSSFEGSEEDSVLTRVDQDSLTATLTPSPSDGTPSPGDGTPSHSLPRPSDGTHCPGHGKPSPGDSTPSPSDGTPCHGDSTLSPGDGTPSPGDGTPSHSIPRPSDGTPSPGDGTPSPGDGTPSHSIPRPSDGTPSPGDGTHSPGHGKPSPGDSTPSPGDGTPCPSDGTPSHDNSTPSPGDGRPIPGDGTPSPSHGTPSPGDSTPSPSHGTPSPSDSTPSPSDCTPSPTDGTPSPIDCTPSPSHGKPSPSHGKPSPSHGKPSPSDGTPSPSDGTPSPSDSTPSPGDGTLSQ